A region from the Flavobacteriales bacterium genome encodes:
- a CDS encoding HAMP domain-containing histidine kinase: protein MKSKNIRIIVVLALATLVLLVVNQFYWVKKDFDFQENLIQIQKENKVRNDELFDSKVTLAMVNVRDKLLSLSVENSGLYLDPVKKVTDNYFVASFYDTINRDLLKNLLVEAFKSYHIEEVFEYGIYDCFTDSIIFDQYVDLSIGEKKLVRNEVPIQKWEHDGHYFGVYFPVEELTISEVKPFPRTLLLSSFAILVVIVIVGYAILVILKQKRLSEIKTDFINNMTHELKTPIATIKLSSDVLLKPHVLEDVDRVYRYANIIKAENNRLESQVERVLQVAKLEQDNIQLNFGEVDIHEVIRHSVEVYKLTVDQREGYISCDLDAEEFKVQADKVHITNIIHNVIDNGIKYSKENPLISIHTENKKKGIAISINDNGIGMTKEHTLHIFEKFYRVPKGSVHDVKGFGIGLFYVKFVVEEHGGKVTVESEVGKGSTFTIWLPL from the coding sequence ATGAAGTCAAAGAATATCAGAATAATAGTTGTATTGGCACTAGCTACACTCGTTTTGCTAGTGGTTAATCAATTTTATTGGGTAAAGAAAGATTTTGATTTTCAGGAAAACTTGATCCAAATTCAAAAAGAAAATAAAGTTAGAAACGATGAATTATTTGATTCGAAAGTAACTTTAGCAATGGTGAATGTAAGGGATAAACTACTTTCCCTAAGTGTTGAAAATTCTGGATTATATTTAGATCCAGTGAAAAAAGTAACCGATAATTATTTTGTCGCTAGCTTTTATGATACCATTAATCGAGATTTATTAAAAAACCTCTTAGTAGAAGCGTTTAAATCTTATCATATAGAAGAGGTTTTTGAATATGGAATTTATGATTGTTTTACAGATTCAATTATTTTTGATCAATATGTAGACTTAAGTATTGGTGAGAAAAAGCTAGTGAGAAATGAAGTGCCTATTCAAAAGTGGGAACATGATGGCCATTATTTTGGCGTTTACTTTCCTGTAGAAGAGCTAACGATAAGTGAAGTGAAGCCATTCCCAAGAACACTATTATTGTCTTCATTTGCTATTCTCGTTGTTATCGTCATTGTTGGTTATGCCATTTTGGTGATCTTAAAGCAAAAACGTTTGTCAGAAATTAAAACGGATTTTATTAATAACATGACACATGAGTTAAAAACGCCAATAGCAACCATTAAATTATCCAGTGATGTGCTCTTGAAACCTCATGTTTTGGAAGATGTTGACCGAGTGTATAGGTATGCCAATATTATTAAAGCAGAAAATAATCGTTTGGAGAGTCAGGTAGAAAGAGTACTGCAAGTAGCCAAATTGGAACAAGATAATATTCAATTGAATTTTGGAGAAGTAGACATTCATGAGGTGATTAGACATTCTGTGGAGGTGTATAAACTAACTGTTGATCAGAGAGAGGGATATATTTCGTGTGATTTAGATGCAGAAGAGTTTAAGGTACAAGCCGATAAAGTACATATTACTAATATTATTCACAATGTTATCGATAATGGGATAAAATACTCCAAAGAAAATCCGTTAATATCAATTCATACAGAAAATAAAAAGAAAGGAATTGCAATCTCAATTAACGACAACGGAATTGGAATGACCAAGGAGCATACGTTGCATATCTTTGAGAAGTTTTACCGAGTGCCCAAAGGAAGTGTTCACGATGTAAAAGGTTTTGGAATAGGGTTGTTTTATGTTAAGTTTGTAGTGGAAGAGCATGGAGGAAAAGTTACCGTAGAAAGTGAAGTAGGAAAAGGAAGTACATTCACAATTTGGTTACCTTTATAA
- a CDS encoding STAS domain-containing protein, protein MNFEVKKHDNFVIVEANVEKLDSQVAPELKASLVTLGQSDKNVIVNLMKTKYCDSSGLSALLVGNRILKAANRTFIICDLQPSVKKMIEISQLHTVLNITKDEPAAVEFVLDLD, encoded by the coding sequence ATGAATTTTGAGGTAAAAAAACATGATAATTTTGTAATCGTAGAGGCTAACGTTGAAAAGTTAGATTCTCAGGTAGCGCCTGAACTAAAAGCTAGTTTGGTTACGCTTGGTCAGTCCGATAAAAACGTTATTGTAAATCTAATGAAAACAAAGTATTGTGACTCATCTGGATTGAGTGCTTTATTAGTTGGTAATCGTATTTTAAAAGCTGCCAATAGAACGTTTATCATTTGTGACTTACAGCCTTCAGTAAAAAAAATGATAGAAATTTCTCAGTTACATACCGTACTAAATATTACCAAAGATGAGCCAGCAGCTGTAGAATTTGTATTGGACTTAGATTAA
- a CDS encoding PAS domain-containing sensor histidine kinase — MDFSSEIYKNLFEKAREGMLLTDSKGVIKLVNESFINMFGYSESSELINQPIEVVIPRKHKSKHKEYTQNYVKKPEVRKLGKGKLLYGQRKDDSVFPAEVSLSYFNNNNDELMVLAFVIDITERKKQEDEIIELNARLEEKVEDRTKELKNSYQLFSQIARNFPKGTINVFDKNLNYIFVEGQELYKLGIHSHQLVGSNYLTRLKKSISEKIEPILKEVFEGESKTFEIETNNSYYQINAVPLPEENNEINRILVVEKNITEEKLAEEKIKKALEKEKELNELKSRFVSMASHEFRTPLSAIYSSATILAKYTQTAQQEKRDKHIVRIKTTVNSLTQILNDVLSLSKAEEGITKVEYKAVIVPVFCGEVSEEVQSIARRGQKIIYSHTGDTNIVCDPNLMKKITLNLLSNAIKYSYDKGEVHINTLAKDKLLTIEVVDNGIGIPRQEQNKLFNRFFRAENVANIEGTGLGLNIVKKYVELLNGTITFTSIPEKETIFTVKLPIK; from the coding sequence ATGGATTTTTCATCTGAGATTTATAAAAACCTTTTCGAAAAAGCTCGAGAAGGAATGTTACTCACTGATAGTAAAGGTGTTATAAAACTAGTCAACGAAAGCTTTATTAATATGTTTGGTTACTCTGAAAGCAGTGAGTTAATTAACCAACCTATTGAAGTCGTAATCCCGAGAAAACATAAATCCAAACATAAAGAATACACCCAAAACTATGTCAAAAAACCAGAGGTGCGAAAACTAGGAAAAGGGAAATTACTTTATGGACAACGTAAAGACGACTCGGTATTTCCTGCTGAAGTTTCTCTTAGTTATTTCAACAATAACAACGATGAATTGATGGTTTTAGCTTTTGTGATTGACATTACAGAACGAAAAAAACAAGAAGATGAAATTATTGAACTCAATGCTCGACTAGAAGAGAAAGTTGAAGATCGAACCAAGGAATTGAAAAACAGTTATCAATTATTTAGTCAAATCGCTAGAAACTTCCCTAAAGGGACCATCAATGTTTTTGATAAAAATCTAAATTATATTTTTGTTGAGGGACAAGAGCTTTATAAATTAGGTATTCATAGTCACCAATTAGTAGGAAGTAACTATCTAACTCGATTAAAAAAGAGTATTTCAGAAAAAATAGAACCCATTTTAAAAGAGGTATTTGAGGGAGAGTCCAAAACATTCGAAATTGAGACAAACAACAGTTACTATCAAATAAATGCCGTTCCTCTTCCTGAAGAAAATAATGAAATCAACCGAATACTTGTTGTTGAAAAAAACATTACTGAAGAAAAATTAGCTGAGGAAAAAATTAAAAAAGCATTAGAGAAAGAAAAAGAGCTAAATGAGCTAAAATCACGTTTTGTTTCTATGGCTTCTCATGAATTTAGAACTCCCTTAAGTGCCATTTACTCTTCTGCAACCATTCTAGCTAAATACACACAAACAGCACAACAAGAAAAAAGAGACAAACATATCGTTAGAATTAAAACAACGGTCAACAGTTTAACCCAGATTCTCAACGATGTTCTTTCCTTATCTAAGGCTGAAGAGGGGATTACAAAAGTAGAATACAAAGCTGTAATTGTCCCTGTTTTTTGTGGAGAAGTCAGTGAAGAGGTCCAATCAATTGCTAGAAGAGGTCAAAAAATCATTTATAGTCACACTGGAGACACCAACATTGTTTGTGACCCTAACTTAATGAAAAAAATCACACTCAACCTTTTATCCAATGCCATTAAATATTCCTATGACAAAGGAGAAGTACACATCAATACATTGGCTAAAGACAAACTGCTAACGATAGAAGTGGTCGACAATGGTATAGGCATCCCTCGTCAAGAGCAGAACAAACTCTTTAATCGTTTTTTCAGAGCAGAAAATGTTGCCAATATCGAGGGGACAGGGTTAGGCTTAAATATTGTTAAAAAATATGTCGAACTTTTAAATGGAACAATTACCTTTACAAGTATTCCAGAAAAAGAAACTATTTTTACGGTTAAACTACCAATAAAATAA
- a CDS encoding SCO family protein, with the protein MKTRIIAFAAIFILGISVAMIITYEEENKRTLPVLNPNEINPILVDSSLHQKGIGHRISGFQLTNQDNLEVNESIIENKIVVADFFFTTCPSICPKMSNQLKRVHDHFIDHDQLIILSHTVWPEVDSVPVLKDYSLQYDADSSKWQFLTGDKVHLYDLARKSYLVAPSLTDTNFTHGSENDFVHTENIVLVDTEKRIRKYYDGTDAEEIDELILDIESLINQ; encoded by the coding sequence ATGAAAACAAGAATAATAGCATTCGCGGCTATTTTCATTTTAGGAATTTCGGTGGCAATGATCATTACTTACGAAGAAGAAAACAAACGTACGTTACCTGTTTTAAACCCTAATGAAATTAACCCTATACTTGTTGATTCTTCTTTACACCAAAAAGGTATTGGACATCGAATTAGTGGCTTTCAACTAACTAATCAAGACAACCTTGAAGTGAATGAATCTATTATTGAAAACAAAATTGTTGTTGCTGATTTCTTTTTCACCACTTGTCCTTCGATTTGTCCTAAGATGTCGAATCAACTAAAAAGGGTTCATGACCACTTTATTGATCATGACCAACTTATTATTTTATCACATACGGTTTGGCCTGAAGTGGATTCTGTTCCTGTCTTAAAAGACTATTCTCTACAATATGATGCTGACTCTTCAAAATGGCAATTTTTAACAGGTGATAAAGTTCATCTCTACGATCTTGCTAGAAAAAGTTACTTAGTTGCACCTAGTCTAACAGACACTAACTTTACACATGGTAGTGAAAACGACTTTGTTCATACAGAAAACATTGTATTGGTTGATACAGAAAAAAGAATACGAAAGTATTATGATGGGACGGACGCTGAAGAAATAGATGAATTGATTCTTGATATTGAAAGCTTAATCAACCAATAA
- a CDS encoding N-formylglutamate amidohydrolase, which translates to MKKNTPFTIIEPTTTKIPFILSIPHCGIAFPDEIKDNYTSDLIKQPDDTDWFLERLYAFASDLGITIIHANYSRWVIDLNRDPESQPLYDDGRIITALTPVTDFLGNSIYAHQELAPNQEEIERRLATYYWPYYHQITTLINELQKEHEHVLFWDAHSIRSMVPTIRKDKFPALILGNNDETTAASQLIKAALQSLQQSNHEVTHNTPFKGGHLTRYFGKPDQNVHALQLEMIKS; encoded by the coding sequence ATGAAAAAAAATACACCATTTACTATAATTGAGCCAACAACTACTAAGATACCATTTATCTTAAGCATTCCACATTGTGGGATTGCATTTCCAGATGAAATAAAGGATAACTATACCTCAGATTTGATCAAACAACCAGACGATACCGATTGGTTTTTAGAGCGGTTGTATGCTTTTGCTTCAGACTTAGGAATTACAATTATTCATGCTAATTATAGTCGTTGGGTTATTGATTTAAACAGAGATCCAGAAAGTCAACCATTATACGATGATGGAAGAATTATTACAGCGTTAACTCCTGTAACAGATTTCTTGGGGAATTCCATATATGCTCATCAGGAGTTGGCACCTAACCAAGAAGAAATAGAGAGAAGATTAGCAACCTATTATTGGCCCTATTATCATCAAATAACGACTTTAATCAATGAGTTGCAAAAGGAACATGAACATGTGCTTTTTTGGGATGCACATTCCATTAGAAGTATGGTTCCTACAATTAGAAAAGACAAATTTCCAGCACTAATTTTGGGGAATAATGATGAAACTACAGCTGCTTCCCAATTGATAAAAGCAGCACTACAGTCTTTGCAACAATCAAACCATGAGGTAACCCATAATACACCATTTAAAGGAGGGCATTTAACCAGATATTTTGGAAAACCTGATCAAAATGTTCATGCTTTACAGCTAGAAATGATTAAGTCGTAG
- a CDS encoding response regulator: MQKTILVIDDNLHMRENIAEILELANYDVITAENGKEGVAVAQEKIPDVIICDIMMPELDGYGVLYLLSKNPVTSGIPFIFLTAKAEMNDLRKGMNLGADDYLTKPFEETDLLNAIETRIKRNESFKSIEDNSPENINTFFNEAKGTAALEELSESRKTKQYNKKEMVYLEDNYPHALFYIVEGKVKTYKTNEDGKELITGVYSKGDFIGYLPLLKDCEYQDSAMAMEKSTLNVISKADFNQLVHTNRDVSMKFIKMLSGNIMDKESELLKYAYNTVRKRVADSLLKIGEKYINESQDLFALSREDLANMVGTAPESVIRVLSEFKEDKIIETEGRKIRILDLNSLRNIQY; the protein is encoded by the coding sequence ATGCAGAAAACTATTTTAGTTATTGACGACAACTTACACATGCGTGAAAACATCGCTGAGATTCTTGAATTAGCTAATTATGATGTTATCACCGCTGAAAATGGTAAGGAGGGGGTAGCTGTTGCTCAAGAAAAGATTCCAGACGTTATCATTTGTGATATTATGATGCCAGAATTAGATGGTTATGGTGTTTTGTATCTCTTAAGTAAGAATCCTGTTACGAGCGGTATCCCATTTATTTTTCTTACAGCAAAAGCTGAAATGAATGATTTAAGAAAAGGGATGAATCTTGGAGCGGATGATTACCTGACTAAGCCTTTTGAAGAGACAGATTTATTGAACGCTATTGAGACTCGAATTAAAAGAAACGAATCGTTCAAAAGCATAGAAGACAATTCACCTGAAAACATCAATACTTTTTTTAATGAAGCTAAAGGTACGGCTGCATTAGAGGAGCTCTCAGAAAGTAGAAAAACCAAACAATACAACAAAAAAGAGATGGTTTATTTAGAAGATAACTATCCACATGCCTTGTTTTACATTGTTGAGGGTAAAGTGAAAACCTACAAAACGAATGAAGATGGTAAAGAATTGATTACTGGTGTGTATAGTAAAGGAGATTTTATTGGTTATTTACCACTTTTAAAAGATTGTGAATATCAGGACTCTGCAATGGCAATGGAAAAATCGACTTTAAACGTTATCTCTAAAGCGGATTTTAACCAGCTGGTTCATACCAATCGTGATGTTTCTATGAAGTTTATAAAGATGCTTTCTGGCAACATTATGGATAAAGAAAGTGAATTATTAAAATACGCCTACAACACGGTTAGAAAAAGGGTTGCCGATTCTTTACTAAAAATTGGTGAGAAATACATCAACGAATCTCAAGATTTATTTGCTTTATCTCGAGAAGATTTGGCAAACATGGTGGGAACAGCACCTGAATCTGTTATTAGGGTTTTAAGTGAGTTTAAAGAAGATAAAATCATAGAAACCGAAGGACGAAAAATTAGAATTCTAGATCTTAATAGCCTTAGAAATATTCAATATTAA
- a CDS encoding DUF2079 domain-containing protein has product MSLRNTWFYIPFLIIFCLISFVNHYNFKTANLDLGVYTNALYDYSRFRFNYSEAFKTQEENILASHFDLYLPIFSLCSYLFKSYTLLIVQIVFVLLGGVGVSKVVWLKTQNINLSRWASVNFFLFFGIYTALAYDYHSNVVAAMLFPWLLYYLYQKKYTLFYLVWFFMIIGQENSSLWLVFIGIGLMFQFRKELKVIKRLMVLVVVSAVYFYVITQYVMPYFRNDGGVGYRFEYAILGDSVGEALVQMISQPFTMLKYMVYENDWSKVSLVKIELIVSVLLSGGLFLYKKPSFLIMLIPIFFQKLLHNNPAIWGVGFHYSIAFSVVLSVGAFLVIGSLENHKVRSVLTSVLVISSLVVTIRIMDNPIGYVNKGNIRFYQQAHYERNYELNLLKEELDIVPHDAIVSTQSSIIPNLSYRDKIYLFPNVKDAEYIVYSKYEDTYPLGKEQVLKELFSYIQAPEWERIVDKEYCTILKRRP; this is encoded by the coding sequence ATGTCGCTAAGAAATACGTGGTTTTATATCCCATTTCTTATTATATTTTGCTTAATAAGTTTTGTTAATCATTATAATTTTAAAACAGCTAATTTAGATTTAGGAGTCTATACCAACGCTCTCTATGATTACTCCAGGTTTCGCTTTAATTACAGTGAAGCTTTTAAAACTCAAGAAGAGAATATACTGGCAAGTCATTTCGACCTTTATTTACCTATTTTTTCTCTGTGCTCATATTTGTTCAAATCATATACATTATTAATTGTTCAAATTGTGTTCGTTCTTTTGGGTGGTGTTGGAGTTTCAAAAGTTGTCTGGTTAAAGACTCAAAACATTAACCTGAGCCGCTGGGCTAGTGTTAACTTTTTTTTGTTTTTTGGAATTTATACAGCTTTGGCTTATGATTATCATAGCAATGTGGTTGCTGCAATGTTGTTTCCTTGGTTACTTTATTATTTATATCAAAAAAAATATACACTTTTCTATCTAGTATGGTTCTTCATGATTATTGGGCAAGAAAATAGCTCGTTATGGCTGGTGTTTATAGGTATAGGGTTAATGTTTCAATTTAGAAAAGAGCTCAAGGTTATCAAACGTTTGATGGTGTTGGTTGTGGTTAGTGCAGTATATTTTTATGTTATTACACAATATGTAATGCCATATTTTAGGAATGATGGAGGTGTTGGCTATCGTTTTGAGTATGCTATTTTAGGAGACAGTGTAGGAGAAGCACTAGTCCAGATGATTTCACAACCATTTACAATGCTGAAGTATATGGTTTATGAAAACGATTGGTCAAAAGTTAGTTTAGTTAAGATAGAGTTAATCGTTTCGGTGTTGTTGTCTGGAGGATTGTTTTTGTATAAAAAACCGTCTTTCTTAATCATGCTAATCCCAATATTCTTTCAAAAATTATTGCATAATAACCCCGCCATTTGGGGAGTAGGATTTCATTATTCAATAGCTTTTTCCGTTGTTCTTTCTGTTGGTGCGTTTTTAGTGATTGGATCGTTGGAAAATCATAAAGTTCGATCCGTTTTAACGTCAGTTCTGGTTATTTCTTCTTTAGTTGTTACTATCCGTATAATGGATAACCCAATAGGATATGTCAATAAAGGGAATATCAGGTTTTATCAACAGGCACACTACGAAAGAAATTATGAGCTCAACTTATTAAAAGAAGAATTAGACATTGTTCCACATGATGCAATAGTGAGTACTCAAAGCAGTATAATTCCTAATTTATCGTATCGGGATAAAATCTATTTATTTCCTAATGTTAAAGATGCTGAATATATTGTCTACTCAAAATATGAAGATACATATCCTTTGGGGAAAGAACAGGTTTTAAAAGAACTTTTTTCTTATATTCAAGCTCCTGAATGGGAAAGAATAGTTGATAAAGAATATTGTACCATTCTAAAAAGAAGACCATGA
- a CDS encoding VOC family protein produces MYTIHGIQHLGAGVPEHASAWKWYRKFIGLDIPFFNDEAAAPLMDIYTNNQTITKRAAMVTNIQGGCAMEVVCPTSFKAAHAKVEHQLGDLGIYIGMVKADDVTKAYDFYKKNGANVISEIETMPNGWKTFYVKDPQDILFQVVPGDKWFTTGKHVTGGIAGCSIGVSNIEKSMTLYADILGYDKIVYDQTDTFSDWKNLNGANGSYRRVLLTQSKPSGGGFTKLSGDTYIELVQEISDRTPVKIYADRIWGDIGFVHLGFDVRGMLDLGKKLESAGFGFTCDTKDVLSMGENTKVHCTYIEDPDGTWIELIEVYKIPIIEKLGLFLNVEKRPASQPLPNWMLKALKFSRVKD; encoded by the coding sequence ATGTATACGATACATGGAATACAACATTTAGGAGCTGGGGTACCAGAACATGCTTCCGCTTGGAAATGGTATAGAAAATTTATTGGATTAGACATTCCTTTTTTCAACGATGAAGCTGCTGCTCCTCTTATGGATATTTATACCAATAATCAAACAATTACTAAACGAGCAGCTATGGTTACCAATATTCAAGGTGGCTGTGCTATGGAAGTGGTTTGTCCTACTTCTTTTAAAGCTGCTCATGCAAAAGTTGAGCACCAATTGGGAGATTTAGGGATTTACATTGGAATGGTGAAAGCTGATGATGTTACCAAAGCTTATGACTTTTACAAAAAGAATGGCGCTAATGTGATCTCTGAAATAGAAACGATGCCTAACGGGTGGAAAACATTTTATGTAAAAGACCCTCAGGACATCTTGTTTCAGGTTGTTCCAGGAGATAAATGGTTTACAACAGGTAAACATGTTACTGGTGGTATTGCTGGATGCTCTATAGGAGTCTCTAACATTGAAAAATCCATGACTTTATACGCTGATATTTTAGGCTATGACAAGATTGTTTACGACCAAACAGATACGTTTTCTGATTGGAAAAACCTCAACGGAGCCAATGGTAGCTACAGAAGAGTTTTGTTAACGCAATCTAAGCCTTCTGGAGGTGGTTTTACCAAATTAAGCGGAGATACCTATATCGAATTAGTTCAGGAAATCAGTGATCGTACCCCTGTAAAAATATATGCTGATAGAATTTGGGGTGATATTGGCTTCGTTCACTTAGGGTTTGATGTCAGAGGAATGCTCGATTTAGGAAAAAAACTAGAGAGTGCTGGCTTTGGTTTCACTTGTGACACTAAAGATGTATTAAGTATGGGGGAAAACACTAAAGTTCACTGTACTTATATTGAAGATCCTGACGGGACTTGGATAGAGTTGATCGAAGTATATAAAATTCCTATTATAGAGAAATTAGGTTTATTCTTAAATGTAGAGAAGCGACCAGCTAGTCAGCCCCTACCCAATTGGATGTTAAAAGCCTTAAAATTTTCGAGAGTCAAAGATTAA
- the efp gene encoding elongation factor P gives MASTADIKNGLCINHKGKLVQIIEFQHVKPGKGPAFVRTKLKNIETGRVVDHTFPSGHKIDVVRIENRPYQYLYKEGDGFHFMHTQTYEQIFIDKHLIEQPEFLKEEDICTIIFHAEEETPLVVNIPLFIEATVTYTEPGIKGDTATNTMKPATIDTGAEIRVPLFIDTGDKIKVDTSKGQYSERVK, from the coding sequence ATGGCATCTACTGCAGATATTAAAAACGGGTTATGCATTAACCATAAAGGAAAATTAGTTCAAATAATCGAATTCCAACATGTTAAGCCAGGGAAAGGACCTGCTTTTGTTAGAACAAAATTAAAGAATATCGAAACTGGAAGGGTCGTTGATCACACTTTCCCATCAGGACATAAAATTGACGTTGTAAGAATTGAAAACAGACCTTATCAATACCTTTACAAAGAGGGTGATGGTTTTCACTTTATGCATACACAAACTTACGAGCAAATTTTTATTGACAAACATTTAATTGAACAACCAGAATTCTTAAAAGAAGAAGATATTTGTACAATTATTTTTCATGCTGAAGAAGAAACTCCTTTGGTGGTAAATATTCCTTTATTTATTGAAGCTACGGTTACTTATACAGAACCTGGTATAAAAGGAGACACAGCAACCAATACTATGAAACCTGCAACGATCGACACAGGTGCTGAAATTAGAGTTCCTTTATTTATTGATACAGGTGATAAAATTAAAGTAGATACTTCTAAAGGACAGTATTCTGAAAGAGTAAAATAA
- a CDS encoding Na+:solute symporter, which translates to MQLSTLDWIIVTIFFITSILIGVITSKKASSSSEDFFLSGRKMPWWLLGVSMVATTFAADTPGLVTDIIRKENGGVYGNWVWWSMLLTGMLTVFFYAKLWRKSGVTTDLEFYELRYSGKAASYLRGFRAVYLGVIFNVITMAGVCLAGNKIGYVLFGLAPYQTLLIAGIVTVIYSSLGGLKSVLLTDFFQFIIAMIGSIWATIYIVNLPEIGGIDQLITHPNVQDKIALFPDFTNKELLTTMLIIPLAVQWWSTWYPGAEPGGGGYIAQRMLAAKDEKHATWAVLFFNFAHYALRPWPWIIVGLASIIIYPNLEALQVAFPGLESSYIKHDLAYSAMLKYLPAGLLGLVATSLIAAFMSTLSTQLNWGSSYLVNDLYKRFINPASTNKEDVMVGRISTGILMLLAGGLSLVFETAKDVFDLMLLIGAGTGLLFILRWFWKRINPYSEIAAMVISFGIAVVFFINNKFELNFHNLSGSEQLVLSVGLTTLGWIIVTLLTPSTAHKTINQFEQLVFSNTEGVVNKFENFKFKILGFFIATIGIYSALFGIGYIIYKSYDLALICWGVFGIALISLFLMRRKIF; encoded by the coding sequence ATGCAATTAAGCACACTAGATTGGATCATTGTAACTATTTTCTTTATTACTTCCATCTTAATTGGAGTCATTACAAGTAAAAAAGCCTCTTCTAGTTCTGAGGACTTCTTCTTATCTGGCAGAAAAATGCCTTGGTGGCTATTGGGTGTTTCAATGGTTGCGACTACTTTTGCTGCCGACACTCCAGGTCTAGTTACTGATATTATTCGTAAAGAAAATGGAGGGGTTTATGGAAATTGGGTATGGTGGTCGATGCTTTTAACAGGAATGCTCACTGTTTTTTTCTATGCTAAGCTCTGGAGAAAATCTGGTGTAACAACAGATTTAGAGTTTTATGAATTACGTTATTCGGGTAAGGCAGCTTCTTATTTAAGAGGTTTTAGAGCGGTTTATTTAGGAGTAATTTTTAATGTCATCACTATGGCAGGCGTTTGTTTAGCTGGTAATAAAATTGGGTACGTTTTATTTGGGTTAGCTCCCTATCAAACGCTTTTAATAGCGGGTATTGTTACCGTAATCTATTCGTCTTTAGGTGGTTTAAAAAGTGTATTACTAACCGACTTTTTTCAATTTATCATTGCCATGATTGGTTCTATTTGGGCAACAATTTACATCGTTAACCTCCCTGAAATTGGAGGAATTGATCAATTAATTACACACCCTAATGTACAAGATAAGATAGCGTTATTTCCTGATTTTACCAACAAAGAACTTTTAACTACCATGTTAATTATCCCGTTAGCGGTACAATGGTGGAGTACCTGGTACCCAGGTGCTGAACCAGGCGGTGGTGGATACATCGCTCAACGAATGCTTGCTGCCAAAGATGAGAAACATGCCACATGGGCTGTACTATTTTTTAACTTTGCGCATTATGCTCTTCGTCCATGGCCATGGATTATTGTAGGATTAGCTTCTATCATCATCTACCCTAATTTAGAAGCTTTACAAGTTGCTTTTCCAGGATTAGAAAGCAGTTATATCAAACATGATTTAGCATATTCAGCTATGTTAAAATACCTCCCTGCTGGTTTATTAGGATTAGTGGCTACTTCTTTGATTGCAGCTTTTATGTCAACACTTTCTACACAATTAAACTGGGGGTCTTCTTACCTTGTAAATGACCTATACAAACGTTTTATTAATCCTGCATCAACCAATAAAGAAGATGTTATGGTAGGACGAATCTCTACTGGTATTTTAATGTTATTAGCAGGTGGACTTTCTTTAGTTTTTGAAACAGCCAAAGATGTATTTGATTTAATGCTTCTTATTGGTGCTGGAACTGGATTGCTATTTATATTGAGATGGTTTTGGAAACGGATCAACCCTTACAGTGAAATTGCAGCCATGGTAATTTCATTTGGAATTGCTGTAGTGTTTTTCATCAACAATAAATTTGAACTTAACTTTCATAACTTAAGCGGCAGCGAACAACTTGTCTTGAGTGTTGGACTAACAACTTTGGGGTGGATTATTGTGACCTTGCTAACCCCTAGCACAGCTCATAAAACAATTAATCAATTTGAGCAATTGGTCTTTTCAAACACTGAGGGTGTTGTCAATAAATTTGAGAACTTTAAGTTTAAAATCCTAGGATTTTTTATCGCTACTATAGGTATTTATAGCGCCTTATTTGGAATAGGCTATATCATTTATAAGAGTTACGACTTAGCCCTTATATGCTGGGGAGTTTTTGGAATAGCTTTAATCTCTTTATTTTTAATGAGACGAAAGATTTTTTAA